In Symphalangus syndactylus isolate Jambi chromosome 6, NHGRI_mSymSyn1-v2.1_pri, whole genome shotgun sequence, a genomic segment contains:
- the CPA4 gene encoding carboxypeptidase A4 isoform X1 produces the protein MRWILFIGALIGSSLCGREKFFGDQVFRITVRNGDEISKLSQLVNSNNLKLNFWKSPSTFNRPVDVLVPSVSLQAVKSFLRSQGLEYAVTIEDLQALLDNEDDEMQQNEGQERSSNNFNYGAYHSLEAIYHEMDNIAADFPDLVRRVKIGHSFENRPMYVLKFSTGKGARRPAVWLNAGIHSREWISQATAIWTARKIVSGYQRDPAITSILEKMDIFLLPVANPDGYVYTQTQNRLWRKTRSRNPGSSCIGTDPNRNWNASFAGKGASDNPCSEVYHGPHANSEVEVKSVVDFIQKHGNFKCFIDLHSYSQLLMYPYGYSVKKAPDAEELDKVARHAAKALASVSGTEYQVGPTCTTVYPASGSSIDWAYDNGIKFAFTFELRDTGTYGFLLPANQIIPTAEETWLGLKTIMEHVRDNLY, from the exons ATGAGGTGGATACTGTTCATTGGGGCCCTTATTGGGTCCAGCCTCTGTGGCCGAGAAAAATTTTTTGG GGACCAAGTTTTTAGGATTACTGTCAGAAATGGAGACGAGATCAGCAAATTGAGTCAACTAGTGAATTCAAACAACTTGAAG CTCAATTTCTGGAAATCTCCTTCCACCTTCAATCGGCCTGTGGATGTCCTGGTCCCATCTGTCAGTCTGCAGGCAGTTAAATCCTTCCTGAGATCCCAGGGCTTAGAGTACGCAGTGACAATTGAGGACCTGCAG GCCCTTTTAGACAATGAAGATGATGAAATGCAACAGAATGAAGGGCAAGAACGGAGCAGTAATAACTTCAACTACGGGGCTTACCATTCCCTGGAAGCT ATTTACCACGAGATGGACAACATTGCCGCAGACTTTCCTGACCTGGTGAGGAGGGTGAAGATTGGACATTCCTTTGAAAACCGGCCGATGTATGTACTGAAG TTCAGCACTGGGAAAGGCGCGCGGCGGCCGGCCGTTTGGCTGAATGCAGGCATCCATTCCCGAGAGTGGATCTCCCAGGCCACTGCAATCTGGACGGCAAGGAAG ATTGTATCTGGTTACCAGAGGGATCCAGCTATCACCTCCATCTTGGAGAAAATGGATATTTTCTTGTTGCCTGTGGCCAATCCTGATGGATATGTGTATACTCAAACTCAA AACCGATTATGGAGGAAGACGCGGTCCCGAAATCCTGGAAGCTCCTGCATTGGTACTGACCCAAATAGAAACTGGAACGCTAGTTTTGCAG GAAAGGGAGCCAGCGACAACCCTTGCTCCGAAGTGTACCATGGACCCCACGCCAATTCGGAAGTGGAGGTGAAATCTGTGGTAGATTTCATCCAGAAACATGGGAATTTCAAGTGCTTCATCGACCTGCACAGCTACTCGCAGCTGCTGATGTATCCATATGGGTACTCAGTCAAAAAGGCCCCAGATGCCGAGGAACTG GACAAGGTGGCAAGGCATGCAGCCAAAGCTCTGGCTTCTGTGTCTGGCACTGAGTACCAAGTGGGTCCCACCTGCACCACTGTCT ATCCAGCTAGCGGGAGCAGCATCGACTGGGCGTATGACAACGGCATCAAATTTGCATTCACATTTGAGTTGAGAGACACCGGGACCTATGGCTTCCTCCTGCCAGCTAACCAGATCATCCCCACTGCAGAGGAGACCTGGCTGGGGCTGAAGACCATCATGGAGCATGTGCGGGACAACCTCTACTAG
- the CPA4 gene encoding carboxypeptidase A4 isoform X2 gives MRWILFIGALIGSSLCGREKFFGDQVFRITVRNGDEISKLSQLVNSNNLKLNFWKSPSTFNRPVDVLVPSVSLQAVKSFLRSQGLEYAVTIEDLQIYHEMDNIAADFPDLVRRVKIGHSFENRPMYVLKFSTGKGARRPAVWLNAGIHSREWISQATAIWTARKIVSGYQRDPAITSILEKMDIFLLPVANPDGYVYTQTQNRLWRKTRSRNPGSSCIGTDPNRNWNASFAGKGASDNPCSEVYHGPHANSEVEVKSVVDFIQKHGNFKCFIDLHSYSQLLMYPYGYSVKKAPDAEELDKVARHAAKALASVSGTEYQVGPTCTTVYPASGSSIDWAYDNGIKFAFTFELRDTGTYGFLLPANQIIPTAEETWLGLKTIMEHVRDNLY, from the exons ATGAGGTGGATACTGTTCATTGGGGCCCTTATTGGGTCCAGCCTCTGTGGCCGAGAAAAATTTTTTGG GGACCAAGTTTTTAGGATTACTGTCAGAAATGGAGACGAGATCAGCAAATTGAGTCAACTAGTGAATTCAAACAACTTGAAG CTCAATTTCTGGAAATCTCCTTCCACCTTCAATCGGCCTGTGGATGTCCTGGTCCCATCTGTCAGTCTGCAGGCAGTTAAATCCTTCCTGAGATCCCAGGGCTTAGAGTACGCAGTGACAATTGAGGACCTGCAG ATTTACCACGAGATGGACAACATTGCCGCAGACTTTCCTGACCTGGTGAGGAGGGTGAAGATTGGACATTCCTTTGAAAACCGGCCGATGTATGTACTGAAG TTCAGCACTGGGAAAGGCGCGCGGCGGCCGGCCGTTTGGCTGAATGCAGGCATCCATTCCCGAGAGTGGATCTCCCAGGCCACTGCAATCTGGACGGCAAGGAAG ATTGTATCTGGTTACCAGAGGGATCCAGCTATCACCTCCATCTTGGAGAAAATGGATATTTTCTTGTTGCCTGTGGCCAATCCTGATGGATATGTGTATACTCAAACTCAA AACCGATTATGGAGGAAGACGCGGTCCCGAAATCCTGGAAGCTCCTGCATTGGTACTGACCCAAATAGAAACTGGAACGCTAGTTTTGCAG GAAAGGGAGCCAGCGACAACCCTTGCTCCGAAGTGTACCATGGACCCCACGCCAATTCGGAAGTGGAGGTGAAATCTGTGGTAGATTTCATCCAGAAACATGGGAATTTCAAGTGCTTCATCGACCTGCACAGCTACTCGCAGCTGCTGATGTATCCATATGGGTACTCAGTCAAAAAGGCCCCAGATGCCGAGGAACTG GACAAGGTGGCAAGGCATGCAGCCAAAGCTCTGGCTTCTGTGTCTGGCACTGAGTACCAAGTGGGTCCCACCTGCACCACTGTCT ATCCAGCTAGCGGGAGCAGCATCGACTGGGCGTATGACAACGGCATCAAATTTGCATTCACATTTGAGTTGAGAGACACCGGGACCTATGGCTTCCTCCTGCCAGCTAACCAGATCATCCCCACTGCAGAGGAGACCTGGCTGGGGCTGAAGACCATCATGGAGCATGTGCGGGACAACCTCTACTAG